A window of the Apteryx mantelli isolate bAptMan1 chromosome 23, bAptMan1.hap1, whole genome shotgun sequence genome harbors these coding sequences:
- the LOC136994023 gene encoding olfactory receptor 6M1-like — MGNVTAVTEFVLVGFPNSYEVEIIFFVVFLLAYLVTVLGNALIIALVYTDCHLHSPMYYFLSNLSFIEISMTSSVVPKMLANIMSEKKTISFAGCFSQLYFYFFLAATEFILFAIMSYDRYVAICNPLRYPTIMTERVCSQLVLGAWMGGFVLILPSVVLKVRLPYCGPNVIDHYFCDSAPLLHLACTDIRLFELNDFVLSLFLLLGSLALTMVSYAWIILTVFRIPSAQGRQKTFATCASHFTVVSLGFGISIFVYVRPSQMNSVHLNKILSVLSSIVTPLLNPFIFSLRNQQMKEAWKNVLHNCLGMAKEARKP, encoded by the coding sequence ATGGGAAATGTCACAGCTGTGACAGAGTTTGTCCTGGTGGGATTTCCAAACAGCTATGAAGTGGAGATCATCTTCTTTGTGGTGTTCCTGCTTGCTTATTTAGTGACTGTCCTGGGAAATGCTCTTATCATTGCACTGGTCTATACAGACtgccatctccattctcccatgtATTACTTCCTCAGTAATCTGTCCTTCATTGAGATCTCCATGACTTCTTCTGTGGTGCCAAAAATGCTGGCAAACATCATGTCAGAGAAGAAAACCATCTCCTTTGCTGGCTGCTTTAGCCAGCTCTACTTTTATTTCTTCCTGGCTGCAACGGAGTTCATCCTCTTTGCCATCATGTCCTACGACCGGTATGTGGCAATATGCAACCCCCTGAGGTATCCCACCATCATGACGGAACGGGTGTGCAGCCAGCTTgtcctaggtgcgtggatggGTGGCTTCGTCTTGATCCTGCCGTCAGTGGTCCTGAAAGTCAGGCTACCATACTGTGGTCCCAACGtcatcgaccactacttctgcgacagtgcacctctcctgcacctcGCTTGCACGGACATCCGGCTTTTTGAGCTGAATGATTTTGTGCTGTCTTTGTTCCTGCTCCTTGGCTCCTTGGCATTGACCATGGTCTCCTATGCCTGGATCATTTTGACCGTATTCCGGATCCCGTCTGCCCAGGGCAGGCAGAAAACATTTGCCACTTGTGCTTCTCATTTCACTGTTGTTTCCCTAGGTTTTGGCATCTCCATCTTCGTCTACGTCAGGCCTTCCCAGATGAACTCTGTGCACCTCAACAAAATCCTCTCTGTTCTCTCCAGCATTGTGACTCCTCTTTTAAATCCCTTCATATTCAGCCTAAGGAATCAGCAGATGAAAGAGGcctggaaaaatgttttgcacAACTGCCTGGGGATGGCTAAGGAGGCCAGAAAGCCATGA